In the genome of Streptomyces sp. V2I9, one region contains:
- a CDS encoding IclR family transcriptional regulator — protein MALRPEPTAPFHSVQYALRVLETVSQHGGGVTDARISRETGLPAGHLAPLLLTLRREGYVEQVGDGAYVVGASLLLLGSGAARRQALEGRLQNTLAELRDSLGAAVYLIRYVDGEVSVVQVADGPLTPAVNEWVDFRSAAHASAAGKCLLAQLDHDARRDHISRHRTARLTSRTITDEKVLFSQLDAQAATVPVLDLQEYAVGTVCAAVPLTAGSSAGCLALSLPIEEAHRLRSAAETLSRRAAPVLLSLAL, from the coding sequence GTGGCGTTGAGGCCGGAGCCGACCGCGCCGTTCCACTCGGTGCAGTACGCCCTGCGCGTGCTCGAAACGGTCTCCCAGCACGGCGGCGGCGTGACCGACGCCCGGATCTCCCGTGAGACCGGACTGCCGGCCGGTCACCTCGCTCCGCTGCTCCTCACCCTGCGCCGTGAGGGCTATGTGGAGCAGGTCGGCGACGGCGCGTACGTCGTCGGCGCCTCGCTGCTGCTGCTCGGCTCCGGCGCGGCCCGCCGCCAGGCCCTGGAGGGCCGCCTCCAGAACACCCTGGCCGAGCTGCGCGACTCCCTCGGCGCGGCGGTCTACCTCATCCGCTACGTGGACGGCGAGGTCAGCGTGGTCCAGGTGGCGGACGGCCCGCTCACGCCCGCCGTCAACGAGTGGGTGGACTTCCGCTCCGCCGCGCACGCCAGCGCGGCCGGAAAGTGCCTGCTGGCCCAGCTCGACCACGACGCGCGACGGGACCACATCTCCCGGCACCGGACGGCCCGGCTCACCTCACGGACGATCACCGACGAGAAGGTCCTCTTCTCCCAGCTCGACGCCCAGGCGGCCACGGTCCCGGTGCTGGACCTCCAGGAGTACGCGGTGGGCACCGTCTGCGCGGCCGTGCCGCTGACGGCCGGCTCCTCGGCGGGCTGCCTGGCCCTGTCGCTGCCGATCGAGGAAGCGCACCGGCTGCGGTCCGCGGCCGAGACGCTGAGCCGCCGGGCAGCGCCGGTGCTGCTGTCCCTCGCGCTGTAG
- a CDS encoding lytic polysaccharide monooxygenase: MRKKASAAVIGLAIAGVSVLATTSASSHGYTDSPISRQKLCANGTVTGCGNIQWEPQSVEGPKGFPAAGPADGKICSGGNGQFAQLDDPRGGNWPATQVTGGQGYSFRWQFTARHATSDFRYYITKNGWDSTKPLTRAALESQPFMTVPYGNRQPPATLTHQGTIPTQKSGKHIILAVWNVADTTNAFYACSDVTF, encoded by the coding sequence ATGCGGAAAAAGGCAAGCGCGGCCGTGATCGGTCTGGCGATAGCGGGCGTCTCGGTGCTCGCGACCACCAGCGCCAGCAGCCACGGCTACACGGACTCCCCGATCAGCCGCCAGAAGCTCTGCGCCAACGGCACGGTCACCGGCTGCGGCAACATCCAGTGGGAGCCGCAGAGCGTCGAGGGCCCCAAGGGCTTCCCGGCGGCAGGACCGGCGGACGGCAAGATCTGCTCCGGCGGCAACGGACAGTTCGCCCAGCTCGACGACCCGCGGGGCGGCAACTGGCCGGCCACCCAGGTCACCGGCGGACAGGGCTACAGCTTCCGCTGGCAGTTCACCGCCCGCCACGCCACCAGCGACTTCCGCTACTACATCACCAAGAACGGCTGGGACTCCACCAAGCCGCTCACCCGCGCCGCGCTCGAATCGCAGCCCTTCATGACCGTGCCGTACGGCAACCGGCAGCCCCCGGCCACGCTGACCCACCAGGGCACGATCCCCACCCAGAAGAGCGGCAAGCACATCATTCTCGCCGTCTGGAACGTCGCGGACACCACCAACGCGTTCTACGCCTGCTCCGACGTCACGTTCTGA
- a CDS encoding SPFH domain-containing protein: protein MTLNDDQSPRTNPTPAPHSLDDRLPPSLFAPPGKGSPPPLFGPVGGGEAPPDDEAARRPSGVKTPEGGALPPPLSGRSGEASPADAGTGPPDPAGARAPESPSAEPRLGPAADGSGAAGPAAGRPAHDRPAPARAVPLDGNLHLRPVRRARAEPSAEWTPHPSYGAEPGGAQPAAEQAEAGRPDTGKAETRMPETGRPDTGRTEARGSETGRPEAGEPDGRRPEAGKPGAGASEGAGPEAGRLPRRAPVRGAVDAPGPDTELDLVLDLAPGDRAASATFSVPVSVPAPAAASTGSTGKATTTTTAVSGATAVSATTSPSTPAYPARRHAVIANETTASIPVHLLFRDDQERTEAAALPPGVVRRPVEERAPATRRPPVPRAPRTRVRPSTRPAPDADPRLTERPGPALPGSAALLVGAAAIAGGLAVLGWRGVLPAAWQTAVGLTPRPDLGVGAGAWALLAVLGTVALLALGGLGRGRVGYAWVLTLFGDYRGSVRRTGLVWVSPLLLRRRVDVRLRHWRSEPLPAVDATGTALRVVVLVVWRIKDTVRAALGIEDHEAYLSAQVEAALARVLSQLPADAFHEDAPSLRDAEAVGDALTRLLKADCEPVGVEVYSAQPTGIEYAPEVAAAMQRRRIAAIDSKHRDSVLTSVVDAVDDTVNRLTTRGIVELDDYERKALVKDLTVAFYTGRSGGGDGA, encoded by the coding sequence GTGACCCTCAACGACGACCAGTCCCCCCGGACCAACCCCACCCCCGCCCCCCACTCCCTGGACGACCGGCTTCCGCCGTCGCTCTTCGCCCCACCGGGCAAGGGGAGCCCGCCGCCGCTGTTCGGCCCGGTCGGCGGCGGGGAGGCCCCGCCCGACGACGAAGCCGCGCGCCGGCCGAGCGGTGTGAAGACACCTGAGGGCGGTGCACTCCCGCCGCCGCTGTCCGGTCGCTCGGGTGAGGCGTCCCCCGCGGACGCCGGTACGGGCCCGCCCGACCCTGCGGGGGCCCGCGCCCCGGAGTCCCCGAGCGCGGAGCCGCGCCTCGGGCCGGCGGCGGACGGCTCCGGCGCCGCCGGGCCCGCGGCCGGCCGCCCCGCCCATGACCGCCCGGCGCCCGCGCGCGCCGTGCCGCTGGACGGGAACCTCCACCTCCGTCCCGTCCGGCGCGCTCGGGCGGAACCTTCGGCGGAGTGGACTCCCCACCCGTCGTACGGGGCCGAGCCGGGCGGCGCGCAACCGGCAGCCGAACAGGCCGAGGCCGGAAGGCCGGACACCGGAAAGGCCGAGACCCGCATGCCGGAGACCGGAAGGCCGGACACCGGAAGGACCGAGGCGCGCGGGTCCGAGACCGGAAGGCCCGAGGCCGGAGAGCCGGACGGCAGGAGGCCCGAGGCCGGAAAGCCGGGGGCCGGGGCGTCCGAGGGGGCCGGGCCGGAGGCCGGGCGGCTGCCCCGGCGCGCCCCCGTCCGGGGGGCCGTCGACGCCCCCGGACCCGACACCGAGCTGGACCTCGTCCTGGACCTGGCCCCCGGCGACCGGGCCGCCTCCGCCACGTTCTCCGTACCCGTGTCCGTCCCCGCCCCGGCTGCCGCGTCCACCGGCTCCACCGGGAAGGCGACGACCACCACGACGGCCGTGTCCGGCGCCACGGCGGTGTCCGCCACGACGTCTCCGTCCACCCCGGCGTACCCCGCCCGCCGCCACGCCGTCATCGCCAACGAGACCACCGCCTCCATCCCCGTCCACCTCCTCTTCCGCGACGATCAGGAGCGGACCGAGGCTGCGGCGCTGCCCCCGGGGGTCGTCCGGCGGCCCGTCGAGGAGCGTGCGCCCGCGACCCGGCGGCCCCCCGTGCCGCGTGCACCGCGGACGCGGGTGCGGCCCTCGACCCGGCCCGCCCCGGACGCCGACCCCCGGCTCACCGAGCGGCCCGGCCCGGCCCTCCCCGGCTCGGCGGCCCTTCTCGTCGGCGCGGCCGCGATCGCCGGCGGGCTGGCCGTCCTGGGATGGCGGGGAGTGCTGCCCGCCGCCTGGCAGACGGCGGTCGGGCTCACCCCCCGCCCCGACCTCGGCGTCGGCGCCGGCGCGTGGGCCCTGCTCGCCGTCCTCGGCACCGTGGCGCTCCTCGCGCTCGGCGGCCTCGGCCGGGGCCGGGTCGGGTACGCGTGGGTGCTGACGCTGTTCGGCGACTACCGGGGCAGCGTGCGGCGCACCGGCCTCGTCTGGGTCTCGCCCCTGCTGCTGCGCCGCCGCGTCGACGTACGGCTGCGGCACTGGCGGAGCGAACCGCTGCCCGCCGTGGACGCGACCGGAACCGCGCTGCGCGTCGTCGTCCTCGTGGTGTGGCGGATCAAGGACACGGTCCGGGCCGCCCTCGGCATCGAGGACCACGAGGCGTACCTGAGCGCCCAGGTCGAGGCCGCGCTGGCGCGGGTCCTCTCGCAGCTGCCCGCCGACGCGTTCCACGAGGACGCCCCCAGCCTGCGCGACGCGGAGGCGGTCGGCGACGCGCTGACCCGGCTGCTGAAAGCGGACTGCGAACCCGTGGGCGTGGAGGTGTACTCGGCGCAGCCGACCGGCATCGAGTACGCCCCCGAGGTGGCGGCCGCGATGCAGCGGCGGCGGATCGCCGCGATCGACTCCAAGCACCGGGACAGCGTGCTGACCTCGGTGGTGGACGCGGTGGACGACACGGTCAACCGGCTGACCACACGCGGCATCGTCGAGCTGGACGACTACGAACGCAAGGCGCTCGTGAAGGACCTGACGGTCGCCTTCTACACCGGGCGCAGCGGGGGAGGCGACGGGGCCTGA
- a CDS encoding peptidoglycan-binding protein: MTVPVFEEYEPAIDCACAGCALRRRSAARALPVRRGGRPAARRALVLATAAGVVLSCGAAGAAAAAGHHGHAPHADGGADPEPATPQGEKGPLRGVGASGPPSAGSAVRTTTRAEIMDRARRWVAAKVPYSMGKYWSDGYRQDCSGYVSMAWNLGTNEWTGSLAAYGTRIARADLEPGDILLFHNPADPSEGSHVTIFGGWTDSARTHYIAYEQARPRTRKQSTPMAYWNNSSRYVAYRYKGVTGGSPGSGSSTAFPGAGRFGPGTANEYVTELGKLLVQRGGKRFYAVGPGPVWSAADQRATRAFQRAQGWQGKEADGIPGPHTWRLLTGGGGRDIPAAGADGSPNTAVAFPGRGYFKPGQSNSHVDRLGKQLVKKGYGKHYVSGPDPRWTEADRRNVEAFQRAQGWRGGEADGYPGPETWRRLFA; this comes from the coding sequence ATGACTGTGCCGGTGTTCGAGGAGTACGAACCCGCCATCGACTGCGCGTGTGCGGGGTGCGCCCTGCGGCGGCGCTCCGCCGCGCGGGCCCTGCCGGTGCGGCGCGGCGGCCGTCCCGCCGCACGGCGCGCCCTCGTGCTGGCCACGGCGGCCGGTGTGGTCCTCTCGTGCGGGGCCGCCGGAGCGGCGGCCGCCGCCGGACACCACGGCCACGCTCCGCACGCCGACGGGGGAGCCGACCCCGAGCCGGCCACCCCGCAGGGGGAGAAGGGCCCGCTCCGGGGCGTCGGGGCCTCGGGTCCGCCGTCGGCGGGCTCGGCCGTCCGCACGACGACGCGGGCCGAGATCATGGACCGGGCCCGGCGCTGGGTGGCCGCGAAGGTCCCGTACAGCATGGGGAAGTACTGGTCGGACGGGTACCGCCAGGACTGTTCCGGCTATGTGTCGATGGCCTGGAACCTCGGCACCAACGAATGGACCGGCAGCCTCGCCGCCTACGGCACCCGGATCGCCCGTGCGGACCTGGAACCCGGCGACATCCTCCTCTTCCACAACCCCGCCGACCCCTCCGAGGGCTCGCACGTCACGATCTTCGGCGGCTGGACCGATTCCGCGCGCACGCACTACATCGCCTACGAGCAGGCGCGCCCGCGGACGCGGAAGCAGTCCACGCCCATGGCGTACTGGAACAACTCCAGCCGTTACGTCGCCTACCGCTACAAGGGCGTCACGGGAGGTTCGCCCGGCTCCGGATCGTCCACCGCCTTCCCCGGCGCCGGGCGTTTCGGTCCCGGCACCGCCAACGAGTACGTCACCGAGCTCGGGAAGCTGCTGGTCCAGCGGGGCGGCAAGCGGTTCTACGCGGTCGGCCCCGGTCCGGTGTGGAGTGCGGCGGACCAGCGGGCGACGCGGGCGTTCCAGCGGGCGCAGGGCTGGCAGGGCAAGGAGGCGGACGGTATTCCGGGCCCGCACACCTGGCGCCTGCTGACCGGCGGCGGAGGACGGGACATCCCGGCCGCGGGGGCGGACGGCAGCCCGAATACAGCCGTCGCGTTCCCCGGACGCGGCTATTTCAAGCCGGGTCAGTCCAACAGCCATGTCGACCGGCTCGGCAAACAGTTGGTGAAGAAGGGATACGGCAAGCACTACGTGTCGGGCCCCGACCCGCGCTGGACCGAGGCGGACCGCCGCAACGTCGAGGCGTTCCAGCGGGCCCAGGGCTGGCGCGGCGGCGAGGCCGACGGATATCCGGGGCCGGAGACCTGGCGCCGGCTCTTCGCGTGA
- a CDS encoding glycosyltransferase — protein sequence MTSTPPGDRQENDASRTTQLRIPAQLRAGAARRRAKKELPRYDYEHYSRLAGPLTQPPAGKPYKVRYRSLISQEPHRVRAALLLGAAPLVSLGLFVWLMQPSHWTDRDPNLDDDLLLALDVVMLVSIGLIELFRTLNVLSNAHATLVARDPVPVVPESGTKVAFLTSFVPGKEPLEMVTKTLEAAVRIRHRGLMHVWLLDEGDDPAVKEVCARLGVHHFSRKGVAHWNQAKGPHRAKTKHGNYNAWLDAHGGDYDFFASVDTDHIPMANYLERMLGYFRDPDVGFVIGPQVYGNYDTFVTKAAESQQFLFHALIQRAGNRYGAPMFVGTSNAVRISALKQIGGLYDSITEDMATGFEIHRHRNPATGNKWRSVYTPDVLAVGEGPTAWTDFFTQQLRWSRGTYETIIGQFWKGFGTMPPGKLFNYTLMIVFYPISALNWILAALSCALFLGMGASGVQIDPTIWMMLYGNATALQIGLYIWNRRHNVSPHEPEGSGGLAGMMMSALSAPIYARSLMDAVLRRKSSFVVTPKGNSSSPDTLFGTFRIHLFFIVVFGASVIASFFLGHSHPAMVTWATLALLITAAPIIGWRYTIRAEKKKRRGRRRAGSSGPRPPAGPPPGPAGPGSDHTMKIALGGPQS from the coding sequence ATGACGTCGACGCCGCCAGGCGACCGGCAGGAGAACGACGCTTCCCGGACGACTCAGCTCCGGATACCGGCGCAGCTGCGGGCGGGTGCGGCACGACGGCGGGCCAAGAAGGAACTGCCGCGCTACGACTACGAGCACTACAGCCGGCTCGCCGGACCCCTGACGCAGCCCCCCGCGGGCAAGCCGTACAAGGTCCGGTACCGCTCGCTCATATCCCAGGAGCCGCACCGCGTGCGCGCGGCGCTCCTGCTCGGCGCGGCTCCTCTCGTCTCGCTCGGTCTCTTCGTCTGGCTGATGCAGCCCAGCCACTGGACGGACCGTGACCCGAACCTGGACGACGACCTCCTGCTGGCCCTCGACGTCGTCATGCTGGTCTCGATCGGCCTGATCGAGCTGTTCCGCACGCTGAACGTCCTCTCCAACGCCCACGCCACCCTGGTCGCCCGCGACCCGGTCCCGGTGGTCCCGGAGTCCGGCACCAAGGTCGCCTTCCTCACCTCCTTCGTCCCCGGCAAGGAGCCGCTGGAGATGGTGACGAAGACGCTGGAGGCGGCCGTGCGCATCCGCCACCGCGGCCTCATGCACGTCTGGCTGCTCGACGAGGGCGACGACCCGGCGGTCAAGGAGGTGTGCGCCCGGCTCGGCGTGCACCACTTCTCCCGCAAGGGCGTGGCCCACTGGAACCAGGCCAAGGGCCCCCACCGCGCCAAGACCAAGCACGGCAACTACAACGCCTGGCTGGACGCGCACGGCGGCGACTACGACTTCTTCGCCTCGGTCGACACCGACCACATCCCGATGGCGAACTACCTGGAGCGGATGCTCGGCTACTTCCGCGACCCGGACGTCGGCTTCGTCATCGGACCGCAGGTCTACGGCAACTACGACACCTTCGTCACCAAGGCCGCCGAGTCGCAGCAGTTCCTCTTCCACGCCCTGATCCAGCGCGCGGGCAACCGCTACGGCGCACCCATGTTCGTCGGCACCAGCAACGCGGTCCGCATCTCGGCGCTCAAGCAGATCGGCGGTCTGTACGACTCGATCACCGAGGACATGGCCACCGGCTTCGAGATCCACCGCCACCGCAACCCCGCCACCGGCAACAAGTGGCGTTCGGTCTACACCCCGGACGTGCTGGCCGTCGGCGAGGGCCCGACCGCGTGGACGGACTTCTTCACCCAGCAGCTGCGCTGGTCGAGGGGCACCTACGAGACGATCATCGGCCAGTTCTGGAAGGGCTTCGGGACCATGCCGCCCGGCAAGCTCTTCAACTACACGTTGATGATCGTCTTCTACCCGATCTCGGCGCTGAACTGGATCCTCGCGGCCCTCAGTTGCGCCCTCTTCCTCGGTATGGGCGCCTCCGGCGTCCAGATCGACCCCACGATCTGGATGATGCTGTACGGCAACGCCACCGCGCTCCAGATCGGCCTGTACATCTGGAACCGCCGCCACAACGTCTCGCCGCACGAGCCCGAGGGCTCCGGCGGTCTGGCCGGCATGATGATGTCCGCGCTCTCCGCGCCGATCTACGCCCGCTCGCTGATGGACGCGGTGCTGCGCCGCAAGAGCTCGTTCGTGGTGACCCCCAAGGGGAACTCCTCCAGCCCGGACACCCTCTTCGGCACCTTCCGCATCCACCTGTTCTTCATCGTCGTCTTCGGCGCCTCGGTGATCGCCTCGTTCTTCCTGGGCCACAGCCACCCCGCGATGGTCACCTGGGCCACGCTGGCGCTGCTGATCACCGCCGCACCGATCATCGGCTGGCGGTACACGATCCGCGCCGAGAAGAAGAAGCGCCGCGGCCGTCGCCGGGCGGGCTCGTCCGGCCCGCGGCCGCCGGCCGGGCCGCCGCCGGGTCCGGCCGGCCCCGGCTCCGACCACACCATGAAGATCGCCCTGGGGGGACCGCAGTCATGA
- a CDS encoding kelch motif-containing protein, with translation MTRHSGRGARRSAGPASRSAGARARRSGLRTRRFAIGTVAVVALAGANGPWLYRFGSERYHHYTINKQSYKEANGHWDFLDIPAEHRVNAVHAALLRTGKVLLVAGSGNNQKNFDAKSFRSVLWDPKTNVFKDIPTPKDLFCAGHTQLPGGNLLIAGGTKRYEKLGGDVTKAGGLMIVRNENPRKPITLPAGTRFTGKESGKTFISQDPLLVEKATKVFDKKTGEYQRNEAGVGRIYVEAEKSGRKYETGTEDNYRVAGLSAEDTRNVYGIAQKLALDKKDFQGINDAYEFDPVAEKYIPVDPMDKARWYPTLTTLQDGRVLAVSGLDDIGQIDVGKAEVYDPKKKTWKDSGIVRKFATYPALFLLNDGRLFYSGSNSGYGLQSEGRTPGIWDVRTNDFDEIPGLADPDQMETSATVRLPPAQDERFMVIGGGGVGESEKSTPKSRLVDLQEKNPKFTEGASLDEGTRYPSASLLPDDSLLVAGGAGDYRGRGGSDVLEARLYDAKTDTYRRVADPAVGRNYHSGSVLLPDGRVMIFGSDPLYSDKLNTRPGTFEQRIEIYTPPYLYRGSRPELTAGPKSIKRGGTGMFTTRQAASITSAKLMRPSAVTHVTDTDQRSIDLELTKSADGITVTVPKNRALVPSGWYMLFVTDKEGTPSEGMWVEVP, from the coding sequence ATGACACGCCATTCGGGCCGGGGCGCCCGCCGTTCCGCAGGTCCGGCCTCCCGCAGCGCGGGGGCGCGGGCCCGCCGCTCCGGTCTGCGTACGCGCCGGTTCGCGATCGGCACGGTCGCCGTGGTCGCCCTCGCGGGGGCCAACGGGCCCTGGCTCTACCGGTTCGGTTCCGAGCGCTACCACCACTACACGATCAACAAGCAGTCCTACAAGGAGGCCAACGGCCACTGGGACTTCCTGGACATCCCCGCCGAACACCGGGTCAACGCCGTCCACGCCGCGCTGCTGCGCACCGGCAAGGTGCTGCTCGTCGCGGGCTCCGGCAACAACCAGAAGAACTTCGACGCGAAGAGCTTCCGGTCCGTGCTGTGGGACCCGAAGACGAACGTCTTCAAGGACATCCCCACGCCCAAGGACCTGTTCTGCGCGGGCCACACCCAGCTCCCCGGCGGCAATCTCCTCATAGCCGGCGGCACCAAGCGCTACGAGAAGCTCGGGGGCGACGTCACCAAGGCCGGCGGCCTGATGATCGTCCGCAACGAGAACCCCCGCAAGCCGATCACGCTCCCCGCGGGCACCCGCTTCACGGGCAAGGAGAGCGGCAAGACCTTCATCTCCCAGGACCCGCTCCTGGTGGAGAAGGCCACCAAGGTCTTCGACAAGAAGACCGGTGAGTACCAGCGCAACGAAGCGGGCGTCGGCCGCATCTACGTGGAGGCCGAGAAGTCCGGGCGGAAGTACGAGACCGGCACCGAGGACAACTACCGCGTCGCGGGGCTCTCCGCCGAGGACACCCGCAACGTCTACGGGATCGCGCAGAAGCTGGCGCTGGACAAGAAGGACTTCCAGGGCATCAACGACGCCTACGAGTTCGACCCGGTCGCGGAGAAGTACATCCCCGTCGACCCGATGGACAAGGCCCGCTGGTACCCCACCCTCACGACGCTCCAGGACGGCAGGGTTCTCGCCGTCTCCGGCCTGGACGACATCGGCCAGATCGACGTGGGCAAGGCCGAGGTGTACGACCCGAAGAAGAAGACCTGGAAGGACAGCGGCATCGTCCGGAAGTTCGCCACCTACCCGGCGCTCTTCCTCCTCAACGACGGCAGGCTGTTCTACTCCGGCTCCAACTCCGGCTACGGGCTCCAGAGCGAGGGCCGCACCCCCGGTATCTGGGACGTGCGGACGAATGATTTCGACGAGATCCCCGGTCTCGCCGACCCCGACCAGATGGAGACCTCGGCGACCGTACGGCTGCCTCCGGCCCAGGACGAGCGGTTCATGGTGATCGGCGGGGGCGGGGTCGGCGAGTCGGAGAAGTCCACCCCCAAGTCCCGGCTGGTCGACCTCCAGGAGAAGAACCCGAAGTTCACCGAGGGCGCCTCCCTGGACGAGGGCACCCGCTACCCCAGCGCCTCCCTGCTCCCCGACGACTCGCTGCTCGTGGCGGGCGGCGCCGGGGACTACCGGGGCCGCGGCGGCTCGGACGTGCTGGAGGCCCGGCTGTACGACGCGAAGACGGACACCTACCGGCGGGTCGCGGACCCGGCGGTGGGGCGTAACTACCACTCCGGGTCCGTGCTGCTCCCCGACGGCCGGGTCATGATCTTCGGATCGGACCCGCTCTACTCGGACAAGCTCAACACCCGTCCGGGCACCTTCGAGCAGCGCATCGAGATCTACACCCCGCCCTACCTCTACCGCGGCTCCCGGCCCGAGCTCACGGCCGGCCCCAAGAGCATCAAGCGCGGCGGGACCGGCATGTTCACCACGCGCCAGGCCGCCTCGATCACCTCGGCGAAGCTGATGCGGCCCTCGGCGGTCACCCATGTGACCGACACCGACCAGCGCAGCATCGATCTGGAGCTCACGAAGTCGGCGGACGGGATCACGGTCACCGTGCCGAAGAACCGGGCGCTGGTGCCCTCGGGCTGGTACATGCTGTTCGTCACCGACAAGGAGGGCACCCCCTCCGAGGGGATGTGGGTGGAGGTGCCGTAG
- a CDS encoding glycoside hydrolase family 6 protein, whose product MYGSYTGRSRTRGRAAGLRTTGTAVALGAALLLAGCSGDGDGGDREGAPVVGQQPKAKDPYWVNPDGTAARQVAAYQEDGDQEKADLIRRIAEQPVGEWIGPDAPEDEARRVTEAAAKADRYALLVLYNIPHRDCGQFSKGGAADGDAYRAWVDGVAKGIGNRPATVILEPDALLHLVDGCTPREHHHERYDLLKGAVERLKRQPATKVYVDAGNAGWQSPEALHEPLWRAGIAKADGFSLNVSNFRTTAVSTEFGKKLSVKVGDKPFVIDTSRNGNGPYEGGDPAETWCNPPGRALGEPPTTQTGDERVDAYLWIKRPGESDGDCKGGPKAGEWWPEYALGLARATG is encoded by the coding sequence ATGTACGGCAGTTACACCGGCCGGTCCCGGACGCGCGGGCGCGCGGCGGGCCTCCGGACGACCGGTACGGCGGTGGCGCTCGGGGCGGCCCTGCTGCTGGCGGGATGCTCCGGCGACGGGGACGGGGGCGACCGGGAGGGCGCGCCGGTCGTCGGCCAGCAGCCCAAGGCGAAAGACCCGTACTGGGTGAACCCCGACGGCACCGCGGCCCGCCAGGTCGCCGCCTACCAGGAGGACGGCGACCAGGAGAAGGCCGACCTGATCCGGCGGATCGCCGAGCAGCCGGTCGGGGAGTGGATCGGCCCGGACGCCCCGGAGGACGAGGCACGGCGCGTCACCGAGGCGGCCGCGAAGGCCGACCGGTACGCGCTGCTGGTCCTCTACAACATCCCCCACCGCGACTGCGGCCAGTTCTCCAAGGGCGGCGCCGCCGACGGCGACGCCTACCGGGCCTGGGTGGACGGCGTCGCCAAGGGCATCGGGAACCGCCCGGCGACCGTGATCCTGGAGCCGGACGCCCTGCTCCACCTGGTCGACGGCTGCACCCCCCGAGAACACCACCACGAGCGCTACGACCTGCTCAAAGGCGCCGTCGAGCGGCTGAAGCGGCAGCCCGCCACCAAGGTCTACGTGGACGCGGGCAACGCGGGCTGGCAGTCGCCCGAGGCCCTGCACGAGCCGCTGTGGCGGGCGGGCATCGCGAAGGCGGACGGCTTCTCGCTCAATGTGTCCAACTTCCGCACGACGGCCGTCAGCACCGAGTTCGGGAAGAAGCTGTCGGTGAAGGTGGGCGACAAGCCCTTCGTCATCGACACCAGCCGCAACGGCAACGGGCCCTACGAGGGCGGCGATCCGGCCGAGACCTGGTGCAACCCGCCCGGCCGCGCGCTCGGCGAGCCCCCGACCACGCAGACCGGCGACGAGCGGGTGGACGCCTACCTGTGGATCAAGCGCCCCGGCGAGTCGGACGGGGACTGCAAGGGCGGCCCGAAGGCCGGCGAGTGGTGGCCGGAGTACGCGCTGGGCCTGGCCCGCGCCACCGGGTAG
- a CDS encoding class F sortase → MGAPDRPAGNGRLLTGVTWAVLLLGLWLWGKEAGGGFGGLPAPTTGDVAAVGRPFGASLPPAHEPLDGSAPERVEVPSVGIDAPVIARGLDGDGAIDPPPYGMPRTAGWYGDGTRPGAEGTALFVGHVDTDTEPAVFYGLSAVEPGARIEVTRADGSVARFTVDDVQLLTRERFDAQKAYGPRQDGRAELRLITCGGTYDPETRSYTANVVVSAYLTGAKDARGGGAGDRDGGEQARAAART, encoded by the coding sequence ATGGGCGCCCCGGACCGCCCGGCAGGCAACGGGCGACTGCTCACCGGAGTGACCTGGGCCGTGCTGCTGCTCGGCCTGTGGCTCTGGGGCAAGGAGGCCGGCGGCGGGTTCGGCGGTCTGCCGGCTCCCACCACCGGGGATGTGGCCGCGGTCGGCCGCCCCTTCGGGGCCTCGCTGCCCCCGGCCCACGAACCGCTCGACGGGTCGGCCCCCGAGCGCGTCGAAGTCCCCTCCGTGGGGATCGACGCCCCCGTCATCGCGCGCGGCCTCGACGGGGACGGGGCCATCGACCCGCCCCCGTACGGCATGCCGAGGACCGCCGGCTGGTACGGCGACGGCACCCGGCCCGGCGCGGAGGGGACCGCCCTGTTCGTCGGGCACGTCGACACCGACACCGAACCCGCGGTCTTCTACGGGCTCAGCGCGGTCGAGCCGGGCGCCCGGATCGAGGTCACGCGGGCGGACGGCAGCGTCGCCCGTTTCACCGTGGACGACGTCCAGCTCCTCACCCGCGAACGCTTCGACGCCCAGAAGGCGTACGGGCCCCGCCAGGACGGCCGGGCCGAGCTGCGGCTGATCACCTGCGGCGGGACGTACGACCCGGAGACCCGCTCGTACACGGCGAACGTGGTCGTCTCCGCCTACCTCACCGGCGCGAAGGACGCGCGGGGCGGCGGGGCGGGCGACCGGGACGGCGGCGAGCAGGCCCGGGCGGCGGCCCGCACCTGA